A genomic segment from Flexistipes sp. encodes:
- a CDS encoding P-II family nitrogen regulator, with protein MKLIRGILKPHKLDDVKNALMEIGIIGMTVIEVKGYGRQKGHSELYRGAEYKIDFVPKVQIDVAVADDQVEIVVEKIVSSANTGRIGDGKVFVLPVEETVRIRTGEKGIEAL; from the coding sequence ATGAAACTTATCAGAGGGATTTTAAAACCACACAAACTTGATGATGTCAAAAACGCCCTGATGGAGATTGGTATAATCGGTATGACTGTAATCGAAGTGAAAGGCTATGGCAGGCAGAAAGGCCACAGCGAGCTTTACCGAGGTGCTGAATACAAAATTGATTTTGTGCCGAAAGTGCAGATTGATGTTGCAGTTGCAGATGACCAGGTTGAAATCGTTGTGGAGAAAATTGTTAGTTCAGCAAATACCGGCCGTATAGGCGACGGTAAAGTGTTTGTTCTACCCGTTGAGGAAACTGTTCGTATCCGAACCGGGGAAAAAGGGATTGAAGCATTATAA
- a CDS encoding ATP-binding protein produces the protein MFRRINKTKNEILNLSLKWRIIIFYFFFGFIPLVFISYYSFFISSKSISSTTEKQVKELMNGVSQRMDAFYYKIKGDIYQLSDNPIVQLVFLQFSYSQRVQYLWDKLAKYRTNSVNYDRISLYTPTAELVLTTPKVNKTESKRLVSTSIITDAFSRDFSLYRINRGEAGSLLFIKRVYDFENNEEPVGLVVYEISNDMFTDFLDQVDIGEGIVKSIIGKNGEKIYEHNEGNVNKSTLPDSSFVKYSTNVSSLGWDISISIPEKVLFEDIYNLRNKSLFFSILVALIAFTSALFFIKRILVPIRKVIDGTKRFAEGDLDYRINLETGKELKVLSEAFNNMAQQLQSRQNELIQTNKLVSLGLLSASIAHEIKNPLAGIKTSVQAISKRKIYDSSEREILNNVTSEVDRLNKIVTEMLNFAKPIPSVKSNVRVDAVVEKALTFLTNDLKNKKVKVYNRLKPSEKYLDEDQFLQILINLMLNALASIKSEGGFINIHQENDSGEALIIEDNGIGIPEDKLDKIYDPFFSMSKEGTGLGLSVVYSLAKQNNIDIEIDSAENAGTKVKLKFKGDNENG, from the coding sequence ATGTTCAGACGCATAAATAAAACAAAAAATGAAATATTAAATCTATCATTAAAGTGGCGGATAATAATATTTTATTTTTTCTTTGGGTTTATACCTTTGGTTTTTATTTCATATTATTCTTTTTTTATATCTTCCAAATCCATAAGTTCCACTACAGAAAAACAGGTGAAAGAGCTTATGAATGGAGTAAGTCAAAGAATGGACGCTTTTTACTATAAAATAAAAGGGGATATCTATCAACTGTCTGATAATCCCATTGTACAGCTGGTATTTCTGCAGTTTAGTTACAGCCAGCGCGTACAGTATTTATGGGATAAACTGGCTAAATACAGAACAAATTCTGTTAATTATGACAGGATCAGCCTTTATACACCAACTGCCGAACTTGTTCTAACAACGCCTAAGGTAAACAAAACCGAAAGCAAAAGACTTGTTTCCACGTCCATAATCACCGATGCTTTTTCAAGAGATTTCTCTCTTTATAGGATTAACAGAGGTGAGGCAGGTAGTTTGTTATTTATTAAACGTGTTTACGACTTTGAAAACAACGAAGAGCCGGTAGGTTTGGTGGTTTATGAAATATCCAATGACATGTTCACCGACTTCCTGGATCAGGTGGATATTGGAGAAGGAATAGTGAAAAGTATAATAGGCAAAAACGGGGAGAAAATTTATGAGCATAATGAGGGCAATGTTAATAAATCAACGTTGCCTGATTCCAGTTTCGTCAAATATTCAACAAATGTCAGCTCTTTAGGCTGGGATATAAGTATATCTATACCTGAAAAAGTTCTTTTTGAGGATATCTACAACCTGAGAAATAAAAGTCTGTTTTTTTCGATTCTTGTTGCTCTTATAGCTTTTACTTCTGCACTTTTTTTTATCAAAAGAATCCTTGTGCCCATAAGAAAAGTTATTGACGGTACAAAACGCTTTGCTGAAGGGGATTTGGATTATCGTATTAATCTGGAAACGGGTAAAGAGTTAAAGGTTCTCTCTGAAGCTTTTAATAACATGGCTCAGCAGTTGCAGAGCAGGCAGAATGAACTGATTCAGACAAATAAACTCGTTTCCCTGGGCTTGCTTTCAGCCAGTATAGCTCATGAAATTAAAAATCCTCTGGCAGGAATAAAAACAAGTGTTCAGGCTATATCCAAAAGAAAAATTTACGATTCATCTGAAAGGGAAATCCTTAATAACGTTACCAGTGAGGTTGACAGACTCAATAAAATTGTTACTGAAATGCTTAATTTTGCCAAACCTATTCCTTCAGTTAAAAGCAATGTTCGCGTTGATGCAGTTGTGGAAAAGGCACTCACTTTTTTGACGAATGATCTGAAAAACAAAAAAGTTAAGGTATATAATCGTTTAAAACCCTCTGAAAAATATCTGGACGAGGATCAGTTTTTGCAGATACTTATTAATCTTATGTTAAACGCACTTGCTTCAATAAAGTCCGAAGGAGGCTTTATCAATATCCACCAGGAAAATGACAGCGGGGAAGCATTGATAATTGAGGATAATGGTATTGGAATACCAGAGGACAAACTGGATAAAATATATGATCCGTTTTTTAGCATGTCAAAAGAGGGAACCGGCTTAGGTCTTTCTGTTGTATACAGTCTTGCAAAGCAGAACAATATTGATATTGAAATTGATAGTGCTGAAAATGCAGGTACAAAAGTTAAACTTAAATTCAAAGGTGATAATGAAAATGGCTAA
- a CDS encoding sodium:solute symporter family protein: MEKIFFIIAVTAISIPVFLSGKSTSTEKDFSLADRQASSFSVAAIIIGTLVGGASTIGTVQLAYKFGLSAWIFTLGSGIACLLLGLFFARPLRNAETTTVSEYIGLSLGEGFRKYSSIFTSAGIFVHIIAQILASASILIVVFHMSLKEASITSTAILGIFTLSGGIKSTTAMGKIKIVILYVVILSCFLIAAFKSDGFADLSSQLPKNIKWFSLFSYGQKDAALDLLSMVIGVLATQTYLQAIFSARSVSEAKKGAFLSALFIPPIGLMGVFIGMYLKVSHPELESVTTAALPYFIENYFPAALSTLFMAFVFIIIIGTGSGLTLGVITNIYRDILPAQNKSSQLKRIRIIGVILLMTALAVVLMELNNVILEWSYLSMGIRGSAVFLPLFLCIFIKRITVNKIVRILLYATPIVYLILNLIII, from the coding sequence TTGGAAAAAATTTTTTTTATTATTGCCGTCACTGCAATAAGTATCCCCGTTTTTCTTTCCGGAAAATCCACTTCAACAGAGAAAGATTTTTCACTGGCAGACCGACAGGCATCTTCGTTTTCTGTTGCCGCCATCATAATCGGGACTCTTGTTGGCGGGGCTTCAACAATAGGGACTGTACAACTTGCTTATAAATTCGGGCTGTCGGCCTGGATTTTTACTCTCGGCAGCGGTATTGCATGTCTGCTTTTGGGGTTGTTTTTTGCCCGTCCGTTGAGAAATGCTGAAACAACCACCGTTTCTGAATATATAGGTCTTTCTTTAGGAGAAGGTTTCCGGAAATACAGCAGTATCTTTACTTCAGCTGGTATTTTTGTACATATTATAGCCCAAATTTTAGCATCAGCATCAATACTGATTGTCGTTTTCCATATGAGCTTAAAAGAAGCAAGCATTACATCAACAGCCATTCTGGGAATCTTCACTCTAAGCGGCGGGATAAAAAGTACTACTGCAATGGGTAAAATAAAAATTGTTATTCTCTACGTCGTTATTCTGAGCTGTTTTCTCATAGCGGCATTTAAATCCGACGGATTTGCAGACCTGTCATCCCAGCTGCCGAAAAATATCAAATGGTTTAGCCTTTTCAGTTACGGTCAGAAAGATGCCGCCCTTGACCTGTTATCCATGGTCATCGGAGTTCTTGCCACGCAAACATACCTGCAGGCAATATTTTCTGCACGCTCCGTTTCAGAGGCTAAAAAAGGCGCTTTTCTGAGTGCACTGTTTATCCCTCCTATTGGACTTATGGGAGTTTTTATTGGAATGTATTTAAAAGTATCCCATCCGGAACTTGAATCAGTAACCACTGCAGCCCTGCCTTATTTTATAGAAAATTATTTTCCGGCCGCATTATCCACACTTTTCATGGCTTTTGTTTTCATCATAATCATAGGCACGGGCTCCGGTCTGACATTGGGTGTCATTACAAATATTTACAGAGACATACTCCCTGCGCAAAATAAAAGCAGCCAGCTGAAAAGGATAAGGATTATCGGCGTTATACTGCTTATGACCGCTTTAGCGGTGGTACTGATGGAGCTGAATAATGTTATCCTTGAGTGGAGTTATCTTTCGATGGGGATCAGAGGATCTGCTGTATTTTTACCGCTTTTCCTTTGCATCTTTATCAAAAGAATCACTGTCAATAAAATAGTACGTATACTTCTGTATGCAACACCGATAGTCTATCTGATTTTAAACTTAATAATCATATAG
- the hrcA gene encoding heat-inducible transcriptional repressor HrcA: MNIKLSDREETVLRVIVDEYINSSQPVGSRYVSKTGFLSLSPASIRNIMSDLEDKGFIIQPHTSSGRVPTDSGFKYYIDKFIAISSNDIRELENEFQDLNAVNVRSMFDSISRKLGDLTHSIGFVISPKLNTMYLKHIEFIRLNSDTVLTVIVTKSGIVHNMLMNINESIKDNDLVRVANYLNEKFKDKTLLEVKEQLVNEMRDKKDKVNELTEKVMHVSQNLFNDADFGSEIILHGTSNIIGQPEFKDTEKLKDFLRAFEEKHFAYQILERCMRENGVKIFIGSDLGSDSVEELGLVTKPYLRDDKTIGTLGVIGPKRMKYPEVIPIVDFTAEIITNLLKKLGGNNEK, translated from the coding sequence ATGAACATTAAATTGTCCGATAGAGAGGAAACAGTACTCAGGGTTATTGTAGATGAATATATTAACAGCAGTCAGCCTGTGGGCTCAAGGTATGTTTCCAAAACAGGATTTCTGAGTTTAAGCCCCGCTTCCATAAGGAATATCATGAGTGATCTGGAAGATAAGGGCTTTATAATACAGCCCCATACTTCTTCAGGGCGCGTTCCCACTGATTCAGGTTTTAAATATTATATAGATAAATTTATAGCTATCTCCAGCAATGACATTCGGGAGCTGGAAAATGAATTCCAGGATCTTAATGCTGTAAATGTCAGAAGTATGTTTGACAGTATAAGCAGAAAGCTCGGGGATCTTACCCATTCCATCGGGTTTGTTATTTCCCCTAAGCTTAATACCATGTACCTTAAGCATATAGAATTTATAAGACTTAATTCTGACACCGTATTAACTGTGATAGTTACAAAATCGGGCATAGTCCACAACATGCTTATGAATATTAATGAGTCGATTAAGGATAATGATCTGGTAAGGGTTGCTAATTATCTGAATGAAAAGTTTAAGGACAAAACGCTTCTGGAGGTTAAGGAGCAGCTTGTTAATGAAATGAGAGACAAAAAGGATAAGGTCAACGAACTGACGGAAAAGGTTATGCATGTCAGCCAGAATCTCTTTAACGATGCCGATTTTGGATCTGAAATCATTTTACACGGTACGTCTAATATTATAGGACAGCCCGAGTTCAAGGATACGGAAAAACTTAAAGACTTTTTAAGGGCTTTTGAAGAGAAACACTTTGCTTATCAAATCCTTGAAAGGTGTATGCGTGAAAATGGAGTGAAGATTTTTATAGGCTCAGATTTGGGTTCCGATAGTGTAGAGGAGTTGGGATTGGTTACCAAACCCTATCTCAGGGATGATAAAACGATAGGAACATTAGGGGTCATCGGCCCGAAAAGGATGAAGTACCCTGAAGTTATCCCCATTGTGGATTTTACTGCGGAAATTATAACAAATTTATTAAAAAAACTTGGAGGAAACAATGAAAAATAA
- a CDS encoding ammonium transporter codes for MESIVHLSYAIDTFYFLICGALVMWMAAGFAMLEAGLVRSKNTTVILTKNVVLFAIACVMYLLIGYYIMYSSSAGGIVPNFGFLIGSENSAADILAGGDSAPYYSARSDFFFQVVFVATAMSIVSGAVAERMKLWAFVIFCVILTGFIYPVEGFWTWGGGWLSAMGFSDYAGSGIVHLAGASAALSGAIFLGPRRGKYGPKGQVNAIPGANLPLATLGTFILWMGWFGFNGGSELKMSDITSANNVAQVFVNTNAAAAGGLVAALIVATILFKKADLTMILNGALAGLVAITAGPSAPSALGATLIGAVGGVIVVFSIIFIDKTLKIDDPVGAISVHGVVGTWGLIAVPITNPDALLGVQVLGALSIFAWVFAVSSIVWLILKLLIGIRVGEEEEYEGLDFIECGMEAYPEFTKTSK; via the coding sequence ATGGAAAGTATTGTACATTTAAGTTATGCAATTGATACGTTTTATTTTTTAATATGCGGTGCGCTCGTTATGTGGATGGCTGCCGGTTTTGCTATGCTTGAAGCTGGTTTGGTAAGGTCCAAAAACACCACGGTTATTTTAACAAAAAATGTTGTTTTGTTTGCGATAGCATGCGTGATGTATTTGCTGATAGGCTACTATATTATGTATTCAAGCAGTGCAGGCGGAATTGTGCCGAACTTTGGTTTTTTAATAGGCTCAGAGAATTCTGCAGCAGATATCCTTGCCGGTGGTGATTCTGCTCCTTATTATTCGGCTAGATCAGATTTTTTCTTTCAGGTGGTTTTTGTTGCCACTGCGATGTCCATCGTTTCCGGTGCGGTTGCCGAAAGGATGAAATTATGGGCATTTGTAATTTTCTGTGTTATTTTAACCGGCTTTATCTACCCTGTGGAAGGTTTCTGGACATGGGGCGGTGGATGGTTGAGTGCAATGGGCTTTTCAGATTATGCGGGATCCGGTATTGTTCATCTTGCCGGAGCGTCAGCTGCTCTGTCGGGTGCTATTTTTTTGGGACCAAGAAGGGGAAAATACGGTCCCAAAGGGCAGGTGAATGCTATTCCCGGTGCTAATCTGCCGCTTGCAACACTCGGAACTTTTATATTGTGGATGGGTTGGTTCGGATTTAACGGCGGTTCAGAGTTAAAAATGTCCGATATAACTTCAGCCAACAATGTCGCTCAGGTTTTTGTGAACACCAATGCAGCGGCAGCAGGCGGATTGGTGGCTGCTCTTATTGTAGCAACAATACTGTTTAAGAAGGCAGATTTAACAATGATATTGAACGGTGCTTTAGCAGGCCTTGTTGCCATAACAGCTGGTCCTTCAGCACCATCAGCTTTGGGAGCTACACTCATAGGTGCTGTAGGAGGGGTTATCGTGGTTTTCTCCATTATCTTTATAGATAAAACGTTGAAAATAGATGACCCCGTAGGTGCCATTTCCGTACATGGGGTTGTAGGGACCTGGGGACTCATTGCAGTTCCAATAACAAATCCAGATGCATTATTAGGGGTTCAGGTGTTGGGAGCTTTGAGTATTTTTGCATGGGTTTTTGCAGTCAGTTCCATAGTATGGCTTATTCTGAAATTGCTCATAGGCATTCGTGTGGGTGAAGAGGAAGAATACGAAGGACTCGATTTTATCGAATGCGGAATGGAAGCTTATCCTGAATTCACTAAAACAAGTAAATAA
- the dnaJ gene encoding molecular chaperone DnaJ: MLTKDYYEILDIHKNASDAEIKKAYRKLALKYHPDRNPDDKEAEEKFREVSEAYQILSDPQKRAQYDQYGRVFDEGFAGGGGGFNNDDFASTIFEEFFGDAFGDFFGGGAGRRAQKRPRRGSNIEMKVDVEFKEAAFGVKKTVDIPKVVNCHRCNGKGAEPGGVTTCSRCNGTGQFVRRQGLFQISTPCPECNGTGQFIKEKCKECHGEGSLRKNKKLEVKIPAGIESGMTLRVSGEGNDGSNGGPAGDLFVHVNVKEHEYFKRDGRDIVLELPVSFADASLGTTVDVPTLDGSETIKIKPGSQPGDNIVLKGKGIADVQGYGIGNMRIVLKVIMPTKLNKKQRALLEEFKENSDEETYKSHNSLWNKMKSFFASCLTI; encoded by the coding sequence ATGTTGACGAAAGATTATTATGAAATTCTGGATATACATAAAAACGCTTCCGATGCCGAAATAAAAAAGGCATACAGGAAACTTGCGCTGAAGTATCATCCTGACAGAAACCCTGATGACAAGGAAGCCGAGGAAAAATTCAGAGAGGTAAGCGAGGCTTACCAGATTCTTAGCGATCCCCAAAAAAGGGCACAGTACGATCAGTACGGCCGTGTTTTTGACGAAGGATTTGCCGGAGGCGGCGGCGGATTTAATAACGATGATTTTGCTTCCACAATATTCGAAGAATTTTTCGGAGATGCTTTTGGAGACTTCTTCGGCGGCGGAGCAGGAAGAAGAGCTCAAAAACGTCCGAGACGCGGCTCCAATATAGAAATGAAAGTTGATGTGGAGTTTAAAGAAGCGGCTTTCGGTGTAAAGAAAACCGTTGATATTCCCAAGGTCGTTAATTGTCACAGATGCAATGGTAAAGGAGCGGAACCGGGCGGAGTAACTACATGCTCAAGGTGTAACGGAACCGGCCAGTTTGTACGCAGGCAAGGTCTTTTCCAGATTTCTACACCCTGCCCGGAATGTAACGGAACAGGTCAGTTTATAAAAGAGAAGTGCAAGGAATGCCATGGAGAGGGGTCTTTAAGGAAAAATAAGAAGCTTGAGGTAAAAATTCCGGCGGGCATTGAATCCGGGATGACTTTAAGAGTAAGCGGAGAAGGTAATGACGGCAGCAACGGCGGCCCTGCCGGTGATCTTTTTGTTCATGTTAATGTAAAAGAGCATGAATATTTTAAAAGAGACGGTAGGGATATTGTTTTGGAACTCCCCGTTTCTTTTGCCGATGCTTCGCTGGGGACAACGGTCGATGTGCCGACGCTTGACGGAAGCGAAACCATTAAAATCAAACCCGGGTCACAGCCGGGGGATAATATTGTTTTGAAAGGAAAAGGTATTGCCGATGTACAGGGTTACGGTATCGGGAATATGAGGATTGTACTTAAAGTCATTATGCCAACAAAGCTTAATAAAAAGCAGCGGGCACTGTTAGAAGAATTTAAGGAAAACTCTGATGAAGAAACGTATAAATCTCACAATTCCCTGTGGAATAAAATGAAAAGTTTTTTTGCAAGTTGCCTGACGATATAA
- a CDS encoding glyceraldehyde-3-phosphate dehydrogenase, giving the protein MSSKETEYFEDWNERSMKAEMMIPIIGKLYREKSVIITLYGRSLVNKTAIDIIKEHRFARKILENELSVNDTYPIMSTIQNMELSPCKIDIGKLTVKYLEQKPGDIKKFLENELKEAFREDKNVLKNPRDVVLYGFGRIGRLIARILIDKTGRGDKLRLKAIVVRKGGKDDLVKRAALLRRDSVHGQFNGTVRVDEEENAIIANGVMIKVLYANSPEELDYTAHGINNAIIVDNTGKWRDREGLNQHLKAKGASKVVLTAPGKGDIPNIVYGVNHSEINSVNEDIFSAASCTTNAIVPVLKVIDDEYKIKTGHIETCHSYTNDQNLIDNYHKKSRRGRSAPLNMVITETGAAKAVAKALPNLSGKLTGNAIRVPTPNVSMAVLMLQLEKETDRESLNYHVRGKSLNSDLQWQIDYTNSPEVVSSDFVGSRFACIFDSQATIIDGDRCVLYVWYDNEFGYCTQVVRIVQNIAGINLLTLPKV; this is encoded by the coding sequence ATGAGCAGTAAAGAGACAGAATACTTTGAAGACTGGAACGAACGCAGCATGAAAGCCGAAATGATGATACCGATTATTGGTAAACTTTATAGAGAAAAAAGTGTAATCATAACCTTATACGGCAGATCACTGGTAAATAAAACGGCAATAGATATAATAAAAGAGCATCGTTTTGCAAGAAAAATTCTGGAAAATGAGCTTTCAGTTAACGATACATATCCTATTATGAGCACAATTCAAAATATGGAGCTCTCTCCGTGTAAAATTGATATCGGTAAGCTTACCGTCAAATATCTTGAACAAAAACCGGGCGATATTAAAAAATTTCTGGAAAATGAATTAAAAGAAGCATTCCGAGAAGATAAAAATGTACTGAAAAATCCCAGGGATGTTGTTTTATACGGATTCGGCAGGATAGGAAGGCTTATTGCCCGTATTTTAATAGATAAAACCGGGCGTGGTGACAAACTGAGATTAAAAGCTATTGTGGTCAGGAAAGGCGGTAAAGATGACCTTGTGAAAAGAGCTGCACTTTTAAGACGGGATTCGGTTCACGGACAGTTCAACGGTACAGTGAGAGTTGATGAAGAAGAAAATGCTATCATTGCAAACGGTGTAATGATAAAAGTTCTTTACGCCAACTCGCCTGAAGAGCTGGATTATACGGCACACGGGATTAACAACGCCATCATCGTAGATAATACGGGCAAATGGAGGGACAGGGAAGGTCTAAACCAGCATTTGAAAGCGAAAGGGGCTTCCAAAGTTGTCCTGACAGCTCCCGGGAAAGGGGATATCCCCAATATTGTCTACGGTGTTAATCACTCGGAAATAAACAGTGTAAATGAGGACATTTTTTCGGCTGCAAGTTGTACAACGAATGCCATTGTGCCGGTGCTTAAAGTTATTGATGATGAATATAAAATAAAAACCGGGCATATAGAGACATGCCATTCATATACAAACGATCAGAACTTAATCGATAATTACCACAAAAAAAGCAGGCGCGGCAGGAGTGCACCGCTGAATATGGTGATTACCGAAACAGGGGCTGCAAAAGCTGTTGCTAAAGCCCTGCCCAATCTTTCCGGAAAATTAACGGGTAATGCTATAAGAGTTCCCACTCCCAATGTCTCGATGGCTGTTTTGATGCTTCAATTGGAAAAGGAAACTGACAGGGAAAGCCTTAATTATCATGTCAGGGGTAAATCTCTGAACTCTGACTTGCAGTGGCAGATAGATTATACGAACTCTCCGGAAGTGGTTTCTTCAGACTTTGTGGGATCGCGTTTCGCCTGTATCTTTGATTCCCAAGCCACAATTATTGACGGTGACAGATGTGTTTTATACGTGTGGTATGATAATGAATTCGGATATTGTACGCAGGTTGTGAGAATTGTGCAAAATATAGCAGGAATAAATTTGCTGACTCTGCCAAAAGTGTAA
- the grpE gene encoding nucleotide exchange factor GrpE, translated as MKNKEDEFVNKENVEEKEDEKENNEYEAEPEAAFENDSKKSDEEEKDEEVEILKKDREKLAKELQEAKDKVLRISADTDNYRKRLAKESEDKVKYANQGLILELLNVVDHLEMALDHSAEDSNVEALRNGVELTLKQFKDVLKKYGVEEIKAKEGDTFDPNIHEAMMLDERHDLGNNCISTVMQKGYKLHNRVIRSSKVRVNKKEEKNNTQEENNE; from the coding sequence ATGAAAAATAAAGAAGATGAATTTGTTAATAAGGAGAATGTAGAAGAAAAAGAGGATGAAAAGGAAAACAATGAATATGAAGCTGAACCGGAAGCGGCTTTTGAAAATGATTCAAAAAAGTCTGACGAAGAGGAGAAGGATGAGGAGGTTGAGATTCTGAAAAAGGATAGGGAAAAACTTGCAAAAGAACTTCAGGAAGCTAAAGATAAAGTTTTGCGTATTTCTGCTGATACGGATAATTACCGGAAACGTTTGGCTAAAGAATCTGAAGATAAAGTAAAATACGCTAACCAGGGTTTGATCCTTGAACTGCTTAATGTTGTGGATCACCTTGAAATGGCTTTGGATCACAGCGCGGAAGATTCTAATGTTGAGGCTTTAAGAAACGGAGTGGAACTTACATTGAAACAGTTTAAAGACGTACTTAAAAAATACGGGGTTGAGGAGATAAAAGCCAAAGAAGGGGATACTTTTGACCCCAACATCCATGAAGCAATGATGCTGGATGAGAGGCATGATCTTGGTAACAACTGTATCTCTACAGTTATGCAGAAGGGATATAAGCTTCATAACAGGGTGATACGATCCAGCAAAGTCAGAGTGAATAAGAAAGAAGAAAAAAATAATACACAGGAGGAAAATAATGAGTAA
- the dnaK gene encoding molecular chaperone DnaK: MSNTGGRVIGIDLGTTNSVVSIMEGGQPKVIVNAEGMTTTPSVVAFTDSDEKLVGMLAKRQSITNPTNTVFSIKRLIGRKYEAKQVDKAKDILPYKIVPADNGDAWVEVKDKKYAPQEISAMILQKLKKTAEEYLGETVTDAVITVPAYFNDAQRQATKDAGKIAGLNVLRIINEPTAASLAYGLDKKNDEKVAVYDLGGGTFDISILELGDGVFEVKATNGDTFLGGDDFDMRLVEWLIDEFKKENGIDLGKDKMALQRLKEAAEKAKHELSSSVETEINLPFITADQSGPKHLVKKLSRGKFESLVSDLVERTLEPCKKSLEDSGISASEIDEVILVGGMTRMPLVQQKVKEFFGKEPHKGINPDEVVAIGAAIQAGVLRGDVKDVLLLDVTPLSLGIETMGGVMTKIIPRNTTIPTKKSQVFTTAADNQTSVTVHVLQGEREMSADNKSIGRFDLVGIPPAPRGVPQIEVTFDIDANGIMNVSAKDLGTGKEQSIRITASSGLSEEEVDRMVKEAEANAEADKKKKELAELRNQADTLVYSTEKSLKDHGDKVDAETKENIEKALDELKKAQAGEDTEELKKAIENLSNVSHKLAEAVYQATGGQETGQDAGQAGAETGAGGADQSKGNKEEDVVDADYEEVNDENKDKQ, translated from the coding sequence ATGAGTAACACAGGCGGAAGAGTTATAGGAATTGATTTGGGTACCACCAACTCTGTTGTTTCGATAATGGAGGGCGGTCAGCCTAAAGTGATAGTAAATGCCGAAGGTATGACAACCACACCTTCGGTTGTAGCTTTTACAGACAGCGACGAAAAACTTGTGGGAATGCTTGCCAAAAGGCAGTCCATTACAAACCCCACCAATACGGTTTTTAGTATCAAAAGGCTGATAGGCAGAAAGTATGAAGCCAAGCAGGTGGATAAAGCAAAGGATATTCTCCCCTATAAAATCGTTCCTGCAGATAACGGAGATGCTTGGGTTGAGGTGAAAGATAAAAAATATGCTCCTCAGGAAATTTCCGCTATGATTCTGCAGAAACTGAAAAAAACAGCTGAGGAATATCTTGGGGAGACGGTTACAGATGCTGTAATCACGGTCCCTGCATATTTTAACGACGCTCAGCGCCAGGCCACAAAAGATGCCGGCAAAATAGCGGGGCTCAATGTTCTCAGAATTATAAATGAGCCTACGGCTGCGTCTCTTGCATACGGTCTGGACAAGAAAAATGATGAAAAAGTGGCTGTCTATGACTTAGGAGGCGGTACCTTCGATATTTCAATACTGGAGCTCGGTGACGGTGTTTTCGAAGTGAAAGCTACAAACGGCGATACTTTTCTTGGCGGTGACGATTTCGACATGAGACTTGTTGAATGGCTGATTGACGAGTTCAAGAAAGAAAACGGCATAGATTTGGGCAAAGATAAAATGGCTCTTCAGAGACTTAAAGAGGCAGCGGAAAAGGCTAAACACGAACTTTCCTCTTCTGTTGAAACGGAAATAAATCTGCCTTTTATCACAGCGGATCAGTCAGGACCGAAGCATCTTGTTAAAAAACTTTCCAGAGGTAAGTTTGAATCTCTTGTCAGTGATCTTGTTGAAAGAACTCTGGAGCCATGTAAAAAATCACTTGAAGATTCCGGAATCTCCGCTTCTGAAATAGATGAGGTTATTCTTGTCGGCGGTATGACTAGAATGCCCCTTGTCCAGCAAAAAGTTAAGGAGTTTTTTGGTAAAGAACCACACAAAGGTATTAATCCGGATGAGGTCGTTGCCATCGGTGCAGCTATCCAGGCCGGTGTGCTTAGAGGTGATGTTAAAGACGTTCTTCTGCTGGATGTAACACCTCTGTCCCTTGGAATTGAGACAATGGGTGGTGTTATGACGAAAATAATCCCCCGCAATACCACTATACCTACTAAGAAGAGCCAGGTGTTTACAACTGCAGCAGATAATCAGACATCTGTTACCGTTCACGTACTTCAGGGTGAAAGGGAGATGTCTGCCGATAATAAATCGATTGGCAGGTTCGATCTCGTAGGTATTCCGCCTGCACCAAGAGGCGTTCCCCAGATCGAAGTTACGTTTGATATAGATGCCAACGGTATTATGAATGTTTCCGCTAAAGATTTGGGAACAGGCAAGGAACAGTCCATTCGTATCACTGCAAGCAGCGGTCTTAGTGAAGAGGAAGTTGACAGAATGGTAAAAGAAGCGGAAGCCAATGCTGAAGCGGACAAGAAAAAGAAAGAGCTTGCAGAACTTAGAAATCAGGCGGATACTTTGGTATATTCCACTGAAAAATCATTGAAAGACCACGGTGACAAGGTAGATGCTGAGACAAAGGAAAACATCGAAAAGGCACTTGATGAATTGAAAAAAGCTCAGGCTGGCGAGGATACCGAAGAGCTGAAAAAAGCCATCGAAAATCTTTCCAATGTTTCTCACAAACTTGCTGAGGCCGTTTATCAGGCGACCGGCGGCCAGGAAACAGGTCAGGATGCCGGCCAGGCAGGTGCGGAAACAGGCGCCGGCGGAGCCGACCAATCTAAGGGCAACAAAGAAGAAGATGTTGTTGATGCAGATTATGAAGAGGTAAACGACGAAAACAAAGACAAACAGTAA